ACCTGATCCGCCTTGGCATGCGGGGCTTCCAGCTGTCGCTGGACGACTTTGGCGCCGGCTACAACGCGCTGCACCTGCTGGCCGAACTGCCGCTGGATGAATTGAAGATCGACCGCTCGCTGGTCCACCGCGCCAGCTGCAGCGAGACGGCGACCCAGGTGCTGACCGCCGTGCAGCAACTGGCGCACCGGATCGGTCTGCGTACCGTGGCCGAGGGCATCGAGCGCGACGAGGACTACCAGCTGGTGCGTTCGCTGGGCTGTGACGAGGTCCAGGGGCATTTCATCGCGCCGGCCATGTGCGAAACCGACTTTATCGACTGGCTGCGCTGCCGGCAGACCCGTGCCGGTGCGTGCTGAGCTCAGCGGAAGCGGGCCGGATCGATGCCGTTGCGGGCCAGCTTGTCATACAGCGTCTTGCGGGCGATGCCGAGCGCGGCCGCCGCTTCGGTGACGCCACCGCGACTGGCGGCCAGCGCCGACTCGATCAGCGCGCTCTCGAAGCGTTCGACCCGCAAGGGCAACGACAGCGTGTCATCGCCGGCTGGCAGGTCGGTTTCCCACAATCCCAGCACATGGCGCTCGGCTGCATGCTTGAGCTCGCGGACATTGCCCGGCCAGTGCTGGGCCGTCAGCCGGTCGCAGAGCGCCGGCGACAGCTCCGGTGCCGGTCGCTCGAAGCGGCGCGCGGCCTGATGCAGAAAGTGGGTGAACAGCAGCGGAATGTCCTCGCGCCGTTCGCGCAGTGGCGGCAGGGTCAGCGTGGCGACATTCAGCCGGTAGTACAGGTCGGCGCGGAAGCGGCCGTCGCGGCTGGCATCGGCCAGGTCTTCCTTGCTGGCGGCCACCACCCGGCACTGGACCGGCACGGCCTCGTTGGCGCCAAGCCGTTCCACCGAGCGCTGCTGCAGAACCCGCAGCAATTTAGCCTGCAACGGCAATGGCATGCCCTCAATCTCGTCAAGAAACAGCGTGCCGCGGTGGGCGTGTTCGATCTTGCCGATCCGGCGTCGGGTGGCGCCGGTGTAGGCGCCGGGCTCGGCGCCGAACATCTCGCTCTCGAACACGCTTTCCGGCAGCGCCGCGCAGTTGATGGCAACAAAGTTGCCGGCACGCCAGCGACCGCCGTCATGCAGGCTTTGCGCGACCAGTTCCTTGCCGGTGCCGGTTTCGCCGAGGATCAGCACATCGGCATCGGTGTCGGCCAGGTTGGCGACGATGTGGCGGACCCGCTCGATGGCCGGGCTGTGGCCGAGCAGGACCGCATCCATGCCTTCCAGCGTCGCCAGCCGCTCGCGCAGGCGCCGGTTTTCCAGCGTCAGCCGGCGCTGGTCGATCGCGCGATGAACGACATCGAGCAGTCGTTCCGGCGAATAGGGTTTCTCGATAAAGTCATAGGCGCCGGCGCGCATCGCATTGACCGCCATGCCGACATCGCCGTGTCCGGTCACCAGGATCACCGGCAGGTCCGGCGCCTGCTGGCGCACCCGCTCCAGCAGTTCCAGCCCGCTCATGCCGGGCAGGCGCACGTCACTGACCAGTATGCACGGGGCGTCGGGCGTCAGCAGTGGCAGCGCCGGCTCGGCGCGCGGCAGGTCGCGGACCTGCAGATCGGCCAGCACGAAAGCCTGGGTGCTGGCGCGACGCACGGCGGCATCGTCTTCGACGTAGACGACGTGGATGTCGGGGGACGCGGTGGCATTCATGCCGGTTCTCCTGTCGGGGCAGCCGAGGGCGGCCAGACTGCCATGATGCTGGCGCCGCCGTCATCGGCATTGGCGATGCCGAGCCGCCCGCCACTGTCCTCGATCAGCCCGCGCACGATGGCGAGGCCAAGCCCGAGACCCTGGCCAAGCGGCTTGGTGGAAAAGAACGGTTCGGTGATGCGGTCGATCAGCTCGCTGGCGATGCCGGTGCCGCTGTCCCGCACTTCCAGCCAGCGCCGGCCGCTGTCGTCCTCGCCGGCGCTGACCCGGACTTCGCGGCGCAATGCATCGGGCGGCATGGCATCCAGCGCATTGGCGAGCAGGTTCTGCAGCACCTGCTCGAGAGCGGCGGGTTCCAGCGGCAGCAGCGGGGCATGCGGTGGCATCGCCGTGATCAGTGTGGCACCGGCACGGGCGAAACGGGCGTCCATCCAGTGCCGGACATGGTCCAGCGCCTGGTCGGGCCGGGCTGTCCCGGCACCGCTGCCTTCGGCCCGCCGCCGTGACGCATACAGCTTCAGTTGCGAGGTCAGCCGGGCCATGCGTTCGACCAGCGCCGCGATCTGGTCGAGATTGTCTTCGGCCAGATCGCGCTGACCGCGCGCCAGCAACTGGCGGGTATTGCCGGCATAGGTGGCGAGGGCGGCCAGTGGCTGGTTCAGTTCGTGGGCCAGCCCGGCAGCCATCTGGCCGAGGGCCGCCAGCCGGCTGGTCTGCACCAGATCGTGCTGGGTCACCCGCAGCCTGGCTTCGGTGTCGCGGCGTTCGGCAATCTCGCGTGTCAGCTGGGCATTGGCCTCGGCCAGCTCGGCGGTTCGCTCGGCCACGGTACGTTCCAGCGCATCGCGCGCAGCCAGCCGCTCGCGCAACCGGCGCGTGCGCTGGCGCGCGTAGAGTACCAGCAGCATCACTACCCAGCAGGCGAGCGCGCTGGCCAGCCCGGCCAGCCCGGCAGTGGTCTTCAGCGGCTGCAGGTCGAGCAGGATGCGCATGCGCCAGTCGAGTATCGGCAGCGGTGTGGTATTGACCAGATAGCGGTGACCATCCAGCGCCAGTTGATCGTCGTCGTGCCAGACCACCGACAGTCGCGGCAGTGGCGAGGTGTAATACTGGCGCGTGCTGGTCAGCCGGGCGCGCTGACGCGCATCCAGTTCGTCCAGTGCGGCGAATTTCCAGGCCGGA
This portion of the Microvirgula aerodenitrificans DSM 15089 genome encodes:
- a CDS encoding sigma-54-dependent transcriptional regulator, whose amino-acid sequence is MNATASPDIHVVYVEDDAAVRRASTQAFVLADLQVRDLPRAEPALPLLTPDAPCILVSDVRLPGMSGLELLERVRQQAPDLPVILVTGHGDVGMAVNAMRAGAYDFIEKPYSPERLLDVVHRAIDQRRLTLENRRLRERLATLEGMDAVLLGHSPAIERVRHIVANLADTDADVLILGETGTGKELVAQSLHDGGRWRAGNFVAINCAALPESVFESEMFGAEPGAYTGATRRRIGKIEHAHRGTLFLDEIEGMPLPLQAKLLRVLQQRSVERLGANEAVPVQCRVVAASKEDLADASRDGRFRADLYYRLNVATLTLPPLRERREDIPLLFTHFLHQAARRFERPAPELSPALCDRLTAQHWPGNVRELKHAAERHVLGLWETDLPAGDDTLSLPLRVERFESALIESALAASRGGVTEAAAALGIARKTLYDKLARNGIDPARFR
- a CDS encoding sensor histidine kinase; this encodes MPSSFRFRLRGTRWLAAAAICCASLVAAVVYHVVYAHGLDTLTQLGRHRAELFSAGLKSSIARYDYLPTLLALNPEVARLLREPHDPAQVDRLNRYLARINAEAQSSALYVIAANGTTLAASNWNQPSSYVGSNYAFRPYFRDALAGGTGHFYAVGATTREPGYFLAKPVRDAGRLVGVVAVKIDLAALERTWRQSAEKVMVSDDNGIIALAADPAWKFAALDELDARQRARLTSTRQYYTSPLPRLSVVWHDDDQLALDGHRYLVNTTPLPILDWRMRILLDLQPLKTTAGLAGLASALACWVVMLLVLYARQRTRRLRERLAARDALERTVAERTAELAEANAQLTREIAERRDTEARLRVTQHDLVQTSRLAALGQMAAGLAHELNQPLAALATYAGNTRQLLARGQRDLAEDNLDQIAALVERMARLTSQLKLYASRRRAEGSGAGTARPDQALDHVRHWMDARFARAGATLITAMPPHAPLLPLEPAALEQVLQNLLANALDAMPPDALRREVRVSAGEDDSGRRWLEVRDSGTGIASELIDRITEPFFSTKPLGQGLGLGLAIVRGLIEDSGGRLGIANADDGGASIMAVWPPSAAPTGEPA